A region of Leptospiraceae bacterium DNA encodes the following proteins:
- a CDS encoding NADP-dependent isocitrate dehydrogenase produces the protein MSKIIYTKIDEAPALATYSLLPIIQAFTKGSGIEVETRDISLSGRIIANLSEYLTKEQQIPDYLTELGELTQKKEANIIKLPNISASIPQLKAAIKELQDKGYKLPDYPEEPKTEEEKKIQAKYTKVLGSAVNPVLREGNSDRRSATSVKNYAKKNPHRMGAWPSDSKTHVAHMEEGDFYGSETSHTLDKACTVKIEFVSDSGEVAVLKEKTPLLPGEVIDSSVMNVASLRKFYTEQIEDARKQNVLLSLHLKATMMKVSDPIMFGHAVSVYYKDVFEKYASDFSSLGVNPNNGLGDLYNKIKKLPEEKQKAIEADIQACYKKGPSLAMVDSDKGITNLHVPNDIIIDASMPVVLRDSGTMWGPDGKQQPTKAMIPDRCYAGVYQAVIEDCKKHGQFNPATMGSVSNVGLMAQKAEEYGSHDKTFMASGKGKIRVTDESGKTLLEQNVEKGDIFRMCQVKDAPIQDWVKLTVNRARLSNTPAVFWLDKNRAHDAELIKKVNTYLKDHDTKGLEIHILSPVEATKLSLERIRKGLDTISVTGNVLRDYLTDLFPILELGTSAKMLSIVPLMNGGGLFETGAGGSAPKHVDQFLKEGYLRWDSLGEFLALAVSFEHMANTFNHEKARIFAETLDKANGKFLDENKSPARKVGQIDNRGSHFYLALYWAEALAEQDKDKGLKEKFAKIAKELKDKEAQINQELIAAQGRPQDIGGYYMPEFEKASKAMRPSQTLNSIIDSI, from the coding sequence GCAGCAAATTCCGGATTATCTAACTGAGCTTGGAGAACTTACACAAAAAAAAGAAGCCAATATAATTAAACTTCCCAATATCAGTGCTTCCATTCCACAATTAAAAGCTGCAATTAAAGAACTGCAGGATAAAGGCTATAAACTTCCCGATTACCCGGAAGAGCCTAAAACAGAAGAAGAAAAGAAAATTCAGGCGAAATATACAAAAGTTTTAGGAAGTGCAGTAAACCCCGTTTTAAGAGAAGGTAATTCTGATAGACGTTCAGCTACTTCGGTTAAAAATTATGCAAAGAAAAATCCACATCGCATGGGAGCCTGGCCTTCCGATTCAAAGACTCATGTAGCTCATATGGAAGAAGGAGATTTTTACGGAAGCGAAACTTCTCATACACTTGATAAAGCCTGTACTGTAAAAATCGAATTTGTAAGTGATTCAGGAGAAGTGGCAGTACTAAAAGAAAAAACTCCCCTGTTACCGGGAGAAGTGATTGATTCTTCAGTAATGAATGTGGCTTCTTTGAGAAAGTTTTATACTGAACAAATTGAAGATGCCAGAAAGCAGAACGTATTACTTTCACTTCACCTGAAAGCAACTATGATGAAAGTTTCCGACCCTATAATGTTTGGCCACGCTGTTTCTGTTTATTATAAAGATGTGTTTGAAAAATATGCATCTGATTTTTCGAGTCTCGGGGTAAATCCGAACAACGGACTGGGTGATCTATATAACAAAATCAAGAAATTACCTGAAGAAAAACAGAAAGCGATAGAAGCAGATATTCAGGCCTGCTATAAGAAAGGGCCTTCTCTGGCAATGGTAGATTCGGATAAGGGAATTACCAACCTGCATGTACCTAACGATATTATTATTGATGCTTCTATGCCTGTTGTCCTGAGAGACTCCGGAACTATGTGGGGACCTGATGGAAAGCAACAGCCGACCAAAGCTATGATTCCCGATAGATGCTATGCCGGGGTTTACCAGGCTGTTATTGAAGATTGTAAAAAACACGGACAATTTAATCCGGCTACTATGGGAAGCGTTTCCAATGTGGGCTTAATGGCACAAAAAGCCGAAGAATATGGTTCTCACGATAAAACTTTCATGGCTTCCGGAAAAGGAAAGATTCGGGTAACTGACGAAAGTGGAAAAACCTTACTTGAGCAAAACGTGGAGAAAGGTGATATTTTCCGTATGTGCCAGGTAAAGGATGCTCCAATTCAGGATTGGGTAAAACTGACTGTAAATCGCGCAAGACTCAGTAATACACCGGCTGTATTCTGGTTAGATAAGAATCGTGCACATGATGCTGAATTAATCAAGAAGGTGAATACCTACCTGAAAGATCATGATACAAAGGGTCTGGAAATTCACATTCTCTCTCCTGTGGAAGCCACTAAATTATCACTGGAAAGGATTCGTAAAGGCTTGGATACCATCTCAGTGACCGGTAACGTGTTGAGAGATTATTTGACTGACCTTTTTCCTATCCTTGAACTTGGAACCAGTGCGAAAATGCTTTCGATTGTGCCTTTAATGAATGGAGGAGGCTTGTTTGAGACGGGTGCCGGTGGTTCTGCTCCCAAGCATGTGGATCAGTTTTTAAAAGAAGGTTATCTACGCTGGGATTCCCTCGGAGAATTTTTGGCCCTGGCGGTGTCTTTTGAACACATGGCCAATACCTTTAATCACGAAAAAGCCCGAATTTTCGCCGAAACTCTGGATAAAGCCAATGGCAAGTTTTTGGATGAGAATAAGTCTCCGGCGAGAAAGGTCGGCCAGATCGACAACCGGGGAAGTCATTTTTATCTGGCTCTATACTGGGCGGAAGCTCTTGCAGAGCAGGATAAAGACAAAGGCTTAAAAGAAAAATTTGCTAAGATAGCAAAAGAACTGAAAGACAAGGAAGCCCAGATTAACCAGGAATTAATTGCCGCCCAGGGAAGACCCCAGGATATTGGTGGTTATTATATGCCGGAATTTGAGAAAGCATCGAAAGCTATGCGTCCGAGTCAAACCTTAAATTCTATTATAGATAGTATTTAA
- a CDS encoding DedA family protein — MKYMEQHLQEILKQIEGLHPGLIWLFLFLSNFFENLFPPWPGDTVNAFAGFLLARKDSIGFLNVLSSTILGNLFGALIMYYFGKQVISLIKNYNIPFKDKFYSEKGLEQTINWFQKYSLIVVLFSRFSAGIRFFVSIVAGLSRMPIWSFITVFSLGVILWCGLIIGSAYYLGKNWEYIREVLSIYNKIIISFFLFLFALYGFYRYKKKKREV; from the coding sequence ATGAAATATATGGAGCAGCATCTACAAGAAATTCTAAAACAAATCGAAGGTTTACATCCGGGATTAATCTGGCTCTTCTTATTCTTATCTAATTTTTTCGAAAACCTCTTCCCCCCCTGGCCGGGAGATACGGTAAATGCTTTCGCCGGATTTCTTCTGGCAAGAAAAGATTCTATAGGTTTTTTGAATGTTCTCAGTTCAACAATACTCGGAAACTTATTCGGGGCTCTTATTATGTATTATTTTGGAAAGCAAGTTATAAGTCTCATAAAAAACTATAATATTCCTTTTAAAGATAAATTCTATTCAGAAAAAGGTCTTGAACAAACTATCAATTGGTTCCAGAAGTATTCTCTGATTGTAGTTCTTTTTTCCAGGTTTTCAGCTGGAATCCGTTTTTTTGTTTCTATTGTTGCGGGACTTAGCCGTATGCCCATCTGGAGTTTTATTACAGTCTTTTCACTGGGAGTCATCCTCTGGTGCGGATTAATTATAGGCTCGGCTTACTACCTGGGAAAAAACTGGGAATACATTCGGGAAGTATTAAGTATTTATAATAAAATCATTATTAGCTTTTTCTTATTTCTTTTTGCTTTATATGGATTTTATAGGTATAAAAAGAAAAAGCGGGAAGTATAG
- a CDS encoding sensor histidine kinase has translation MENKGLLRFYFRLPSSLIIFLLYFVFLLNFLFSQEDILTIDKVDNEIQLIGKHVYYLQENNKELTINDILQPSTQSQFKKQLKDTFIFQPSNNGIWFKISIENKTEEALYLKLGRISIWFLDFYKPDAFGKYHKTFSGGNLKTDVPPPSLSKRYVLSLMQGKTTGPKTYYIRIVGKFPLTFPFLIGTKNSIIEDTRFREDWVTAIFCGCILATFLYNVFLLFSMRDILYFYYISFLACSFFTVTFFQNYPFFSHPWFWENIFIWSNLIAIFIGLFGIHYLRLVHYSTFLKKWIIFMVFILAFFFPILNYLKFIDFIFLVKAYLPTVTLFHFSLFLCGLYVYYKGYKPARFYTIAWGSLFLSIGIFFLIIHELLPFLLYADYIIYLGFTAEMAFFGLALGDRYNHIKKESEEIHKKHLVLIEKQKEILEQKVQERTEVLLLLNEELEQKNKDLDLRGKELQEVNRAKDKIFAIISHDLRSPIAALNSFLEIFSLKNIPPDKTLEYIDKLKNSIRNLQMTLDNLLQWAAGQLKGIKVEKQTFNILGVSESCRLLLQDIANTKGIQIQQEIPSDLEALADPEHIRLVLRNLLSNAIKFTEPGGTVSIQAVKVEGSIQLSVKDTGLGMSEELIANFTQNKLIQSQFGTQRESGTGLGLHLCKEFIELNGGEIRIKSKPGQGTKFIIKIPA, from the coding sequence ATGGAGAATAAAGGCTTACTTCGATTTTATTTTAGACTACCTTCTTCCTTAATAATATTTCTACTCTATTTCGTTTTTCTCCTAAACTTCTTATTTTCACAGGAGGATATTCTCACGATAGATAAAGTGGATAATGAAATACAACTAATCGGTAAACATGTCTACTATTTACAGGAAAACAACAAAGAACTTACGATAAATGATATACTCCAACCTTCGACACAATCTCAGTTTAAAAAACAATTAAAAGATACTTTTATTTTTCAACCTTCTAATAACGGCATCTGGTTTAAAATAAGCATTGAGAATAAAACAGAAGAAGCTCTCTATCTCAAACTGGGAAGGATCAGTATCTGGTTTTTAGATTTTTACAAACCGGATGCTTTCGGAAAGTATCATAAAACGTTTTCCGGTGGAAATCTTAAAACAGATGTCCCTCCACCGAGTCTATCCAAACGATATGTTTTATCCCTGATGCAGGGAAAAACGACAGGCCCGAAAACCTATTATATTCGAATCGTTGGTAAATTTCCCCTGACCTTCCCTTTTCTCATTGGAACAAAAAATTCCATTATAGAAGATACCCGTTTTCGAGAAGATTGGGTAACCGCTATTTTTTGTGGTTGTATTCTGGCTACTTTCTTATATAATGTTTTTCTTTTATTCTCTATGCGAGATATTCTTTATTTTTACTATATTTCTTTTTTAGCCTGCTCATTCTTTACAGTGACTTTCTTCCAAAACTATCCATTCTTTTCTCATCCCTGGTTCTGGGAGAATATATTTATTTGGAGTAACCTGATTGCTATATTTATTGGTTTATTCGGAATCCATTATTTACGATTAGTCCATTATTCGACATTTTTGAAGAAATGGATTATTTTTATGGTGTTTATCCTGGCGTTTTTCTTTCCTATCCTTAATTATTTAAAATTCATAGATTTTATTTTTCTTGTAAAAGCCTATCTGCCTACTGTAACCCTGTTTCATTTTAGTTTATTCTTATGCGGTTTATATGTTTACTATAAAGGTTATAAGCCGGCTCGATTCTATACAATCGCCTGGGGAAGCTTATTCTTATCTATTGGAATATTTTTTTTGATTATTCATGAATTACTTCCATTTTTACTATATGCCGATTATATAATCTATCTCGGTTTTACTGCAGAGATGGCTTTCTTTGGCCTGGCTCTGGGTGACAGATATAACCATATTAAAAAAGAAAGCGAAGAAATTCACAAGAAACATTTAGTCCTTATTGAAAAACAAAAAGAAATACTGGAACAAAAAGTTCAGGAACGAACCGAAGTTCTACTCCTTCTAAATGAAGAATTAGAACAAAAAAATAAAGATTTAGATCTACGCGGTAAAGAACTCCAGGAAGTAAACAGGGCCAAAGACAAGATTTTTGCTATTATTAGCCATGATCTACGTTCTCCAATTGCTGCTCTGAATAGTTTTCTTGAAATTTTCAGTTTAAAAAACATTCCTCCGGATAAAACGTTAGAATATATAGATAAACTAAAAAACAGTATTCGTAATTTACAAATGACCCTAGATAATCTTTTACAATGGGCTGCCGGTCAGCTAAAGGGAATTAAAGTGGAAAAACAAACGTTTAATATACTTGGCGTAAGCGAATCCTGCCGCTTATTACTTCAGGATATTGCCAATACAAAGGGTATACAAATTCAGCAAGAAATTCCAAGCGATTTGGAAGCACTGGCTGATCCGGAACATATAAGGCTTGTATTGCGAAACCTATTGAGTAATGCAATTAAATTTACAGAACCGGGTGGAACTGTATCGATTCAAGCAGTAAAAGTAGAAGGTTCTATTCAATTATCAGTGAAAGATACAGGCCTTGGAATGTCAGAAGAACTTATTGCTAACTTTACTCAGAATAAACTCATCCAGAGTCAATTTGGCACACAAAGGGAAAGCGGAACCGGTTTAGGGCTTCATCTCTGTAAGGAATTTATAGAATTAAACGGAGGTGAAATCCGGATAAAAAGTAAGCCGGGACAGGGTACAAAATTTATAATTAAAATTCCCGCATAA
- a CDS encoding beta-ketoacyl-[acyl-carrier-protein] synthase family protein, translating to MKKNSRVVITGMGIILPGVDTVEHFWEKLYNGESQIDYLTRFSTENFPVKTAAEIKSFEYKNYIPGLISEHAKHYNRETLAIMSAMELARKDAGLQKDSIEPHRVGFVDSSSRSGLEWWFEAYQRYVKNPSDSDIFNRYAVLTSMSSNPSTLTAINNNIQGFVTTVSSACVGGHHAIALCYQAIRKNRAVVMYAGGHEFPLVKPLMAMYSDPKSSVMSKESDNPKRAIKPYDERRDGFILGEGAMVLCMENYDHAVKRGARIYAEVLGTLSYNEASHAMRMDISGRKGAVGLNKLLEITKIARDDLGYICGHGTATYNNDLAESRTYKLLFEFLPEKDRPLMGSIKPIFGHTFGAAGIINVGATALMLQNKSVCPTINHEIRDKEAIHDCVPGKGRKVHIKKAVSMAYAIGSQSSFVALSEAS from the coding sequence ATGAAAAAAAATAGCAGAGTCGTAATCACAGGAATGGGAATCATATTACCGGGGGTGGATACAGTTGAACACTTCTGGGAAAAGTTATACAATGGAGAATCACAGATTGATTATTTAACCAGATTTTCAACTGAAAACTTCCCTGTCAAAACAGCAGCGGAGATAAAAAGTTTTGAATATAAAAATTATATTCCTGGCTTAATTTCGGAACATGCAAAACATTATAACCGTGAAACCCTGGCGATTATGTCGGCTATGGAACTGGCCAGAAAGGATGCAGGTCTTCAAAAAGATAGTATAGAACCGCATCGGGTAGGTTTTGTTGACTCCTCTTCCCGTTCAGGTTTAGAATGGTGGTTCGAAGCCTATCAAAGATATGTTAAAAATCCTTCTGATTCGGATATTTTTAATCGTTACGCGGTATTAACTTCTATGAGTTCTAATCCTTCAACCCTGACCGCGATAAATAATAATATACAGGGTTTTGTAACTACAGTGAGTTCTGCCTGTGTGGGGGGGCATCATGCGATTGCTCTTTGCTATCAGGCTATACGGAAAAATAGGGCGGTAGTCATGTATGCAGGGGGGCATGAATTTCCACTGGTGAAACCCCTGATGGCCATGTATTCTGATCCAAAAAGTTCGGTTATGTCTAAAGAATCAGATAATCCGAAAAGGGCAATAAAACCTTATGATGAAAGAAGAGATGGTTTTATTCTCGGAGAGGGGGCCATGGTTCTATGTATGGAAAATTATGATCATGCAGTAAAGCGAGGAGCCAGAATTTATGCAGAGGTTCTTGGTACTTTAAGTTATAATGAAGCGAGTCATGCTATGCGTATGGATATATCGGGTCGCAAGGGGGCTGTAGGTTTAAATAAACTTTTAGAAATTACTAAAATAGCCAGAGATGACCTGGGGTATATTTGTGGCCATGGTACAGCTACCTATAATAACGATCTTGCCGAAAGCCGAACCTACAAGCTTTTATTTGAGTTTTTACCGGAAAAGGATAGACCCTTAATGGGATCTATAAAACCCATTTTCGGGCATACATTCGGGGCTGCCGGTATTATTAATGTGGGTGCGACTGCTCTTATGTTACAGAACAAATCTGTTTGTCCTACTATAAATCATGAAATTCGAGATAAGGAAGCCATTCATGATTGTGTTCCCGGAAAAGGAAGAAAGGTACACATTAAAAAGGCAGTTTCCATGGCTTATGCGATTGGAAGCCAGAGTTCTTTTGTTGCACTTTCGGAAGCTTCCTGA
- a CDS encoding thioesterase family protein — protein MSRVYIDMPNKFIYSTEIPTRKNDMYLDLHVTFDAMASFVMEAYHRFLVDNGYILTHIEDTPIIMSNFTIDYKSEARYPDVLRFEVAVANFTSTAFDIFIRISRNEGKEDVAHVRVCDVFFDYQNKKTLSIPAKFREKFEPKE, from the coding sequence ATGTCAAGAGTATATATTGACATGCCGAATAAATTTATTTATTCAACCGAAATCCCAACCAGAAAAAATGACATGTATCTCGATTTACATGTTACCTTTGACGCCATGGCCTCTTTTGTTATGGAAGCCTATCACCGTTTCCTGGTCGACAACGGGTATATTCTTACCCATATAGAAGATACTCCCATCATCATGTCAAATTTTACAATTGATTATAAATCAGAAGCCCGTTATCCGGACGTTCTGCGTTTTGAAGTAGCTGTAGCCAATTTTACCAGCACAGCTTTTGATATATTTATACGTATAAGCAGAAATGAAGGTAAAGAAGATGTGGCTCATGTTCGAGTATGTGATGTTTTCTTTGACTATCAAAATAAGAAAACCCTCTCTATTCCGGCAAAGTTTCGAGAAAAATTTGAGCCTAAAGAATAA
- a CDS encoding glucose 1-dehydrogenase, giving the protein MFQDKVIIVTGGSAGIGKAILEKLAKEKAKVVFCSRGKEEGTRLEVELREKGLEVRFVPCDVKKSEEVQNLIQKTLEYYGGLDMAVNNAGLGGVSKRLAEYPEEIWDKVMNVNLKGIFLCMKYQIPEMLKKGKGSIVNISSIAGLVGADWRVAPYAASKHGVIGLTKSAALEFAHKGIRVNAICPAFTETEMLEGLFQASPDPNAARTELGNKHALKRLASASEVADASAFLLSDRASFITGVALPVDGAYTAK; this is encoded by the coding sequence ATGTTTCAAGATAAAGTTATAATTGTAACAGGTGGTTCAGCGGGTATAGGAAAAGCTATCCTTGAAAAACTTGCAAAAGAAAAAGCTAAGGTAGTTTTTTGTAGCCGCGGGAAAGAAGAAGGTACTCGATTGGAAGTCGAACTCAGAGAAAAAGGTTTAGAAGTTCGTTTCGTTCCCTGTGATGTGAAAAAGTCAGAAGAAGTCCAAAACCTGATTCAAAAAACGCTCGAATACTACGGTGGACTGGATATGGCAGTAAACAATGCCGGTCTGGGTGGTGTTAGTAAGCGTCTCGCAGAATATCCGGAAGAAATTTGGGATAAGGTAATGAATGTAAATCTCAAAGGAATATTCCTTTGCATGAAATACCAGATACCTGAGATGCTAAAAAAAGGTAAAGGTTCTATTGTGAATATTTCTTCTATTGCAGGACTTGTAGGCGCAGATTGGAGAGTAGCCCCATACGCAGCTTCCAAACACGGAGTAATCGGACTTACGAAAAGTGCAGCTTTAGAGTTTGCTCATAAAGGAATTCGCGTGAATGCTATCTGTCCGGCTTTTACCGAAACCGAAATGTTAGAAGGCTTATTCCAGGCTTCTCCTGATCCGAATGCAGCGAGAACCGAACTCGGCAACAAACATGCTCTAAAAAGATTAGCTTCTGCCTCAGAAGTTGCGGATGCCAGTGCATTTCTCTTGAGTGATAGGGCTTCTTTTATCACCGGTGTCGCTCTTCCTGTTGACGGAGCCTATACCGCAAAATAG
- a CDS encoding 3-oxoacid CoA-transferase — translation MFRNLEIYSSIDRMVKKNVEPGSYIHFSSCMSRPNALINALVRVFYGKEGNFTISCTGLHSNANALALSGIVKKAIITFAGDNYPRPAPNRLYSRLFEGKPFELELWSILSLVERLIAGALQLPGIITSSILDSHLATDKVGTSLFLFPNPNQNGISEDISFKRDSSDELSQLAVYGSSLEVLRKHRSIYKKKKEADEEQYLALLSPLSPDYTFVHGTIADDRGNVLLTPPLGEGIWGALAAKKGILLTAERIVPYGTIPPEFVTIPGSRVIGMCEVPYGAHPQSMRISNQMKVPGLQGMETYCDDYDFMVEASEKSGSKDLNERKEWLEKYILCKGGHEEYLKVLGKERLENLKLSSIKEKYKTVHIQVNIKNEPATDSEQMIILTARSIIELVIRKQYKTVLAGIGAAHMAAWTAAKLLEASDFPITTLAELGFYGFVPQSGDIFLFSQLHGNKAEQLSDVTQILGTQVSKDCLGVLGTAQIDLDGNLNSTRLSDGRFLVGSGGANDIASTADCLVVAKAMKGRFVQNVDFITSPGRRVQQIVCQFGRFRRRMVGNKKNMYFSDWICPPSEPTLTAEVAISKYTDWSLPSHKPFREEPITKDELEVLRELDPEKLYR, via the coding sequence TTGTTCAGAAATTTGGAAATATATTCTTCCATTGATAGGATGGTTAAAAAGAATGTGGAGCCCGGCTCATATATTCATTTTTCTTCCTGTATGTCCCGACCGAATGCTTTGATTAATGCACTGGTAAGGGTTTTTTACGGTAAGGAAGGCAATTTCACTATTAGCTGTACAGGCTTACATTCCAATGCGAATGCCCTTGCTTTATCCGGTATTGTAAAAAAAGCGATTATTACTTTTGCGGGAGATAATTATCCGAGACCTGCACCTAATCGTTTGTACTCGAGACTTTTTGAAGGAAAACCCTTTGAGCTGGAACTATGGTCCATATTGTCCCTGGTAGAGCGTTTAATAGCCGGTGCCCTTCAGCTTCCCGGTATTATCACCAGTTCTATTTTGGATAGTCATCTTGCTACAGATAAAGTAGGAACATCTTTATTTTTATTTCCGAATCCCAATCAAAATGGGATTTCTGAAGATATTTCTTTTAAAAGAGATAGTTCGGATGAATTGAGTCAACTGGCTGTTTATGGTTCTTCTCTGGAAGTTTTAAGAAAGCATAGATCCATATATAAGAAAAAAAAGGAAGCTGATGAAGAGCAATACCTGGCTTTATTGTCTCCGCTTTCTCCTGATTATACTTTTGTTCACGGAACTATCGCCGATGATAGGGGAAATGTCCTTTTGACTCCACCCCTAGGAGAAGGAATTTGGGGAGCTTTAGCTGCTAAAAAAGGCATTCTTCTTACAGCTGAAAGGATAGTACCGTATGGAACGATTCCACCCGAATTTGTTACGATACCGGGTTCAAGAGTGATAGGTATGTGTGAAGTTCCGTATGGAGCTCATCCTCAATCCATGAGAATTTCCAATCAGATGAAAGTTCCGGGTCTTCAGGGAATGGAAACCTACTGTGATGATTATGATTTTATGGTAGAAGCCAGTGAAAAAAGTGGTTCTAAAGATCTGAACGAAAGAAAGGAATGGCTGGAAAAATATATTCTTTGTAAGGGTGGTCACGAAGAGTATTTGAAAGTTCTGGGAAAGGAAAGACTGGAGAACTTAAAATTAAGTAGCATAAAAGAAAAATATAAAACAGTACATATTCAAGTAAACATCAAGAATGAACCGGCTACCGACTCGGAGCAGATGATTATTCTTACAGCACGCTCGATTATAGAGCTGGTTATACGAAAGCAGTATAAAACGGTTCTGGCAGGAATTGGTGCAGCTCATATGGCTGCCTGGACAGCAGCAAAACTTCTAGAAGCCAGTGATTTTCCGATTACTACTTTAGCTGAGCTTGGATTTTATGGTTTTGTTCCCCAATCGGGAGATATTTTTCTCTTCAGTCAGTTGCACGGGAATAAAGCAGAACAACTTTCAGATGTAACCCAGATTTTGGGAACTCAAGTTTCTAAAGATTGTTTGGGAGTTTTAGGAACTGCTCAAATTGATCTGGATGGAAATTTGAATTCCACACGTCTTTCGGATGGCAGATTTTTAGTAGGTTCGGGTGGTGCCAATGATATTGCGAGTACTGCCGATTGTCTTGTAGTGGCTAAAGCGATGAAAGGAAGATTTGTGCAGAATGTGGACTTTATAACTTCACCCGGAAGAAGAGTTCAACAGATTGTCTGTCAATTCGGAAGGTTCAGAAGACGAATGGTGGGAAACAAGAAAAATATGTATTTTAGTGATTGGATATGTCCTCCTTCTGAGCCTACATTAACTGCGGAAGTTGCAATTTCTAAATATACAGATTGGAGCTTACCCAGTCATAAACCTTTTCGAGAAGAGCCAATTACAAAAGATGAATTAGAAGTTTTAAGAGAACTTGATCCTGAAAAATTATACCGCTAA
- a CDS encoding glucose 1-dehydrogenase: MESLKDKVILVSGGSIGIGKAIVRDLCRYGAKVVFCSRRVEEGRTFEKELQNEGNFATYIPCDISRKDEVKALVDKTIELYGKLDAAVNNAGILGPQVSLLDYPEEEWDKMVNVNLKGTYLCMKYEIEEMLKQGKGSIVNMSSVAGILGGYRGLIAYSATKHAIVGLSKSAAWDYGAKGIRINTLCPGTIDDTGMIEEVVNSTKDPQKARENMPNFYPMRRLGKTSEIASAVSWLCSDESSFVSGIALPVDGGFSAQ, from the coding sequence TTGGAAAGTTTAAAAGACAAAGTCATACTGGTCAGCGGTGGAAGCATCGGAATAGGAAAAGCTATTGTTCGGGATCTTTGCCGGTACGGAGCTAAAGTTGTTTTTTGTAGCCGAAGAGTAGAAGAAGGCAGGACCTTTGAAAAGGAGTTACAAAATGAAGGAAATTTCGCCACCTACATTCCCTGTGACATTTCCAGGAAAGACGAGGTCAAAGCCTTAGTCGACAAAACAATAGAACTCTATGGCAAACTCGATGCAGCGGTTAATAATGCCGGAATTTTAGGTCCCCAAGTCTCCCTTCTCGACTACCCGGAAGAAGAATGGGATAAAATGGTAAATGTGAACCTCAAAGGAACCTATCTCTGTATGAAGTATGAAATCGAAGAAATGCTAAAACAGGGCAAGGGTTCGATTGTCAATATGTCTTCTGTTGCGGGAATTTTAGGAGGATACAGAGGACTCATCGCTTATTCGGCGACTAAACATGCCATTGTAGGTCTCAGTAAAAGTGCGGCCTGGGACTATGGAGCCAAAGGAATTCGCATTAATACACTCTGTCCCGGCACCATTGACGATACAGGTATGATCGAAGAAGTAGTGAATTCCACTAAAGACCCTCAGAAAGCCAGAGAAAACATGCCAAATTTCTATCCTATGAGAAGACTGGGAAAAACATCCGAAATTGCTTCTGCTGTTTCCTGGCTTTGCAGTGATGAATCTTCCTTTGTCAGTGGCATAGCTCTTCCCGTAGATGGTGGCTTCTCAGCCCAGTAA
- a CDS encoding ketoacyl-ACP synthase III: MSKKNELKSNGIQFRGFGHYYPQKILSNEEIRTRLKYPEMHPAEEAVIGKEIGVERRFRASEEETAQYMAAEAVKMALQDAKISPEEIDLFILANWTDRYYLPDLAPQASKLVGTKNALSFDVSTACTGFVHGVQTAKMYMLADPKFKKVAVVGSERFSVRVREGGYGEFTAGDAAGAVILEKTDDTSRGLIDSFLFDDADRKHIITCPAPNGLTKSYPDLIPNAIDCTIQAVDMMMEKYGLKPEDIDWMAAHPGTHLVVKGVSEKVCIPKDKQLVNFHYVGNTSAASIPIILSEENQKGRFQKGDLVLTPAVGAGWYWGALLFKI; this comes from the coding sequence ATGAGTAAAAAGAATGAACTTAAAAGTAATGGAATCCAGTTTCGAGGCTTCGGGCATTATTATCCTCAGAAAATATTGTCTAATGAAGAGATTCGGACTCGCCTGAAATATCCCGAGATGCACCCGGCTGAAGAAGCAGTTATCGGGAAAGAAATCGGAGTGGAACGTCGTTTTCGTGCAAGTGAAGAAGAAACTGCGCAATATATGGCGGCAGAAGCTGTTAAAATGGCATTACAGGATGCTAAAATATCTCCGGAAGAGATTGATTTATTTATTTTGGCCAACTGGACTGATAGATATTACTTACCCGATCTGGCTCCTCAGGCATCCAAGTTGGTAGGAACTAAAAATGCACTTTCTTTTGATGTGAGTACAGCCTGTACGGGTTTTGTACATGGGGTTCAGACAGCAAAAATGTATATGTTGGCTGATCCGAAATTCAAGAAAGTCGCCGTGGTAGGTTCAGAAAGGTTTTCCGTTCGTGTAAGAGAAGGCGGATATGGTGAATTTACTGCCGGTGATGCCGCCGGAGCTGTGATTCTGGAGAAGACTGACGATACTTCGAGAGGTTTGATCGATTCTTTCCTTTTCGATGATGCGGATAGAAAACATATTATTACCTGTCCGGCTCCAAATGGTTTAACCAAGAGTTATCCGGATCTAATTCCCAATGCTATTGATTGCACGATTCAAGCTGTGGATATGATGATGGAAAAATATGGATTGAAACCGGAGGATATCGATTGGATGGCAGCACACCCGGGAACTCATCTTGTTGTGAAAGGTGTTTCAGAAAAGGTGTGTATTCCAAAGGATAAGCAGTTAGTTAATTTTCATTATGTGGGTAATACTTCCGCCGCATCGATTCCGATAATTCTCTCGGAAGAAAACCAGAAAGGCAGGTTCCAAAAAGGTGATCTGGTCTTAACTCCGGCAGTAGGTGCAGGTTGGTACTGGGGTGCATTGTTATTTAAAATCTAA